CAGCTTGCGGTGTTCTCGGAGATCTATTATCCGAACGGATGGACTGCATACATTGACGGGGAACCTGCTGATCATTTCCGGGTTAACTACGTCCTGAGGGCAATGATCATCCCTGCCGGTGAACATAGCGTGGAATTTATTTTCAGACCGGAAATATATTACCGGGGGGAAATTATTTCCCTTATCAGCTCCATCGTTCTCATTATACTGGTATTGGGGGCACTTTTCACAGGTTTCCGCAAGACAAAACAGGAAGCATAATGAAACGGGTACTGGTTATAACCTATTACTGGCCTCCCAGCGGGGGATCCGGGGTGCAACGGTGGCTGAAGTTCGTGAAGTATTTCCCGGAGTTCGGGTATGAGCCTTATGTTCTTACCGTAAAACCCGAAAAAGCTTCCTATCCCGTGCTGGACCCTTCCCTGGCAGATGAAATACCGGCCGGGCTAAAAGTGTTTAAAACCAATACATTCGAGTTATTCAACATTTACAGGAAGCTTATTGGCAAGGGAAATTATCCGCACAGCAGTTTCGACAATGAGCGAAAACCTTCTCTGATGCAAAAGACATCCCGTTTTATCCGGGGCAATCTTTTTCTTCCCGATAGCCGGATAGGATGGAAGCGTTATGCCGTAGACGAAGGGATACGCATTATCTCAGAGTATAAGATCAATACCATCATTACAACCGGGCCACCGCATTCGGTGCATCTGGCCGGCCTGGAACTGAAAAACCTGACAGGTGTGAACTGGATAGCCGACTTCCGGGATCCATGGACCGATATCTTTTATTACGATGCATTTTATCATACCCGCCTGGCCAAAAGAATTGACGCTAACCTGGAAAGAAAAGTCGTTGAGGGTTGCCACCGCCTTACCATTGTCAGCCAGGCCCTGAAAGACCTGATCAGGAAAAAATCGGATAAAATCTGTCCGGGGAAGATTGTTGTTTTACCAAACGGGTTTGATGAAGACGATTTTAAAACCCCTGGTGAACCTCCACAAAACGAATTTGTGATTACCTATACAGGGTCTTTGACAAACGATACCGGCAAAATGAATGTATTTGTAGAATCTTTAAGAAACATTAAAAATGAATTTCCCGATATTCCGGTTTTTTGTCATTTTATTGGGAATATTAATCCGAGTGTTTATGAAATTTTTGCAAGGTTTGGGATAGCAGACTGTGTAAGGACAACTCCATACGTTCCGCATAATGAATCAGTTTCATATTTGAAAAAAAGCACCGCACTAATTTTATTCCTGAGAAGGGCTGATTATAATAAAGGTATCTTATCGGGAAAGATATTTGATTATCTTGGAGCTCAAAAGCCAATTATTTGTATTGGACCTGAAGACGGCAATGCTTCACAAATATTACAGGAGTGTCAGGCAGGCAGGGCTATCGATTATGAAAATAAAGAGGGAATTATGTCTTATCTGAGGGATCTGTTCTTAAAATGGAAAATTAATAGGAACCTGGATTTACAAGGCCAGGAATATAAAAATTACTCGAGAAGAAATCTTACTGAAAAACTTGTAACGGTTATTGAGAAGATATCCTGATATTTTTAAGTATTTCAAGAGTTTTTTCCGGCCCTTCCATAAAAACCATATCAATTATTGAAAGATTAGGAATAAATTCGCCGTAAAGCTGTTTGTATTCAGGATGCTGAAAGTCTTGCCAAATCAATTTGATCCTTTTTTCCCGGAATACGTTTTCATCAAGATATCTTTTTGAGCCTTCGCCCTTTCCGGAAATATATTGATTAGCTCCAACAGATAATATCAAATCTATTATCTTTCCTGGTGGTTGATCGTTTGTATCTGTTTTTATTGCTGAAGATGAGGTTATGATTGTTTTTATGCCTAAAATTTTTACCAGGTATTCTATCAGAGATATGTTAAGTTCATAGAGCCTTTGAAATCTGCGGGAAAAGATATCTTCCAATCCTGGAAATACTTCTTTATAGTGTGGTGCTTTTGAATAGCATACCTGGATAGTGCGGATAGCTTTTTTAAGCCATGTTAAATCGCTGATTTCTATTTGATTGAATAATAATAAATCTCCTTTTCCTTGTACCGGAATTGTAAGCCAGCTTTCTCCGTTTGGTGTTTTTATCAGAACCCTGTTACCGAAGGTTTTCCCTCTGGGAAACTGAACATCATCAAATAGGATAAAAACATCACTATGGACCATTTTATGAAAATACCCCAGCCACGGTAAAAAATTCGGTTGATGAATGGCGACGGTTTTTTGGTTTTCCATGGGGTTTATTTGAATTGCTTCATGATGTCTGCAAAGCGCTTTTTTTCTTCTTTCCGGTGTTCATAGGTTCGGACTGCAAAACTTTCAGGCAGGCCGGGAAGGGGTGTCAGCTCTGTTCCGGTGGCTTCCATGGTCATGTTCCGGATGAGACTGGCTGTCTCCTGTGGATGGGCCGCCGCTTGTTCATACCTGACCCGGATGACCCTTGACGGATCAATACCGGATAATTCCTGATCATAAAATTTCCTTAAATAATGAACCTGCCCGGCTACCTGTTCTTCTGCGCTCAGGTCTTTTAGCGTAGGATATTCATAGGGGACTGTGCTCCACCATGTTTTCGGGTCGTGGTAAAACTTCTTCCTGGCATCCATTATGGAAACGGCAACATCCAGAGGGTCCCTTTCTATGTATATAAACATACTTTTCCTGAATACCCCGGATAGTTTTTTTATATGATAAGCTCCGAAAATATTTTTACATGCCCAGCTCTTCCCAAACGCGTAATGCATGTTCAACACGGTTTTCTTCAATCCTGCCCAATCGATAAACGCCTCATTTTCCCGGGAACTCAGGATATCGGGTATCGTATCCTTTTTCAGCCAGTATCGCCAGAAATATCCATACTCGTGCAGATCTTCCAGTCTGAGGGTTGTGGCGTATTCCGATTCAAATCCTGCACTGTGTTTGTTTCCCAGGATGATGGAAGATAGTTTTATCCCCGTCACCGGGGCCAGCCAGAACCGGGCCATGAAATTGTTGATATAGCCTGTATCAAAGGAATGTGCTGTCAATTGCCCCATGAAAGTGGTCCCTGACCTGGGAAGACCGAAAACAAACAGCGTTGCGTGCTCTTCTTCCAGGTCCAGATAATCTTTGCTTTCGTCGTTTTGCAGGATTTCATTCACATGTCTGAGATAAGATTCGGCATGCTCATCCTTGTAAAACCCGGCTTTGCGCTTTCGGTTTAAATCCTGTAAACTATTGTCTTCCATTGATCTCGTTTAAATGATCCAGCGGATCACTTCAAATGTCTCCGCATAAACGGTTTTGATCTGCACTCCGCGCGTCATGGCCCAACTAAAAATGAACTCACGGTTCAGATACGATCGCTTCATCTGGGAAGCATAAGCTTCGAGGGCATGTGCTTTTTTTTCAATATGCCGTTTCTCCAGCTTTACGAAAGCCTGGGTGTTGAAATTAATATTGTTCCATGGGAGTTCATAGGCCAGGATGCTGAGGTCTTTGTATGCCCGCATACTCTCCATGGCCACGGTGTTGTGATCCTGATGAAGATCGTTGGGTGATGGCATGAAAACCAGATCGGGATTGATCTCCCTTTTCATCCGGATCATGTCTTCCAGTACGTTTTGCCTGGAATAGTTGAGTTTTCTGACTGTATAACCATGAATGATCAGGTGGCTGTCCGGTATACCCAATCGGAGAGTGGCCTCCTTAACCTCGGTTTCCAGGGTGTCGTCAGGCATACCCTGTGGCAGCGATTCCTTGGCTGTGGAAAATGCTGCATAAAACACTTCCTTTCCTTCTTCAATGAATTTGGCAATGGTCCCTCCGCAACCCAGTTCCCCATCATCGGTATGTGGGGCAAGCACCAGGATGCGGTTTTTGGTGGTTTCCATAATTTCCTGATTTAGTTTTATAATTCAATCCTGGAGTCTATCCTGACCAACAGGTTGTTCACGAAATTTGAGACTTTGTAGTCGAGGTTAAAGACTTTGAACAACTCAAAAAGTATAGGAAAATCCTGTTCCGATTTCCCCAGTTCGCTGAATTTATTGATAAATACGTTCAGGGCTATTCTGCCTTCCAGGACGACCTTGTCGGAGATATCTTCAATGAAAAATCCTTTACCAATAAGCAACCCCAGGGTACGGTTCCTGCTCAGGTCATTCAGGGCGGTAAGACTGAAATCACCATATCCGCAGTAATGATAAAGGGTTTCTTCTTGTCCTCCCAGGAAAACCAATGCTTTCCGCATTTCGGCAAATGCCCTGGTGAGGACGAGAAAGCGCAGGTTAGGACTGTTGAAATGGGCATCCACTATTCCCAGGGCAATAGCATAAATGTTTTTCAGGATGCTTACTATTTCAACTCCATGGACATCGTTCGTAAAATCGAGATAAATACCCGTTTCACCGAATAAATCTGCCATCACAGGGAATAAGCTCTTATCCCGGGAGGCAAAGGTGAAAGCCGTGGGTGCGGAACTCAGGATCTCCCTCGCGAATGTCGGCCCCTTCAGCGAACAAACAGGGTTTGGGATGATCTCTTCAAGGCAATCGGTGATGATGCGGTCTGCCGTACCAAAACCTTTTGCCAGGTTGATCAGGATGGTGTCATGGCTGATCTCGTTCTTTTGGCTGGCTATAAACTCCACAATCACGGTGGATGGGACCGCAAGGAAAATCACATCCGTTCCGTTCAGGCAATGAGGATCTGTGGTTGCCAATAGCCTGCGGCTTAACTTCATGTTAGGGAAATACTTCTGGTTTATGTGCTTTCCGTTAATGGTTTCCGCAACATCAGGCTCCACCGTAAACAGCCGGACCTTATATCCGTTGCCCGATGCAAGACGGTTTCCCAAAGCGGTTCCTATCATCCCCGCACCTGCAATGCATATGTGCCCGTTATGTTTAAATGATCTATTCATCATCATCCTTGCTTTTCACAACCCTTCTCAGATTTTCCTTCCACCTTCCCGGATTACGCCAGCTTCTCCAGAAACTACCTATCCTTTCCAGCTCTACCTTGTCGTAAAACCCAATGAGGTATAACAGGAAAGGAAAGGACATCAAAAGTATGACTTTTAGGAATAACCTCAAAACCAGGGTCAGTTCATTTATGTAATAATACACGATCAACAGCCCTATCCCTGTGATCAGGATCTTGATGATCTTAACGAATTCATAGTTTATGGGGAAATATTTCTGTGAATACCGGTAGCTCAGGTATACCCCAATAAAGGTGGCAATTACGGAAGCCAGCGCCGATCCGTATATACCCAGGAATGGAATGAGCGCGAAATTCAACCCAATGTTCAGGATGGCGGCAACCATTACTGTTGCTGCCACCAGGAATGTTTTCTTCGCCCTGTGCATACCCATGACCACCACCGATTGCCATCCCTTCACCAGGAATGTGAATGCAATGATGGGAACGATCTTGTAAGCCGGCCAGTATTCCGGCTTGGCGGTAAACACTTCGATCACCTCACGGGAAAAAAAGGAAATGACCAATACAGCCAGCATCAGAACATAGGTGAGATACGTGAGTATCTTGGAGAAAAACCTCTTTGCCTCAGGTTTGTCGAACATCTTGTAAGCCGTGGGGATAAAACCGAGAGAAAAGGCTTGCAGGACAACCAGGTTAATTACTCCGGCAATTTTATACCCCACGGTGTAAATACCCACTTCGGAGAGATCGAGCATCTTTTTTATGATGAACCGGTCGGCAAAGGAAAGTATCATCACCGACATGGTTGCAAATATCAGCGGGAAACCGAACCCAAACAGTTCTCTGAATGTACTGAATTCGTAACGGTAGTTTACCCGTTTCAGGATGAAAGGCAGTGACATCAGCAGCATGACCAGGTTTCCTGAAAGCATACCCAGGATA
This DNA window, taken from Bacteroidota bacterium, encodes the following:
- a CDS encoding NAD(P)-binding domain-containing protein encodes the protein MNRSFKHNGHICIAGAGMIGTALGNRLASGNGYKVRLFTVEPDVAETINGKHINQKYFPNMKLSRRLLATTDPHCLNGTDVIFLAVPSTVIVEFIASQKNEISHDTILINLAKGFGTADRIITDCLEEIIPNPVCSLKGPTFAREILSSAPTAFTFASRDKSLFPVMADLFGETGIYLDFTNDVHGVEIVSILKNIYAIALGIVDAHFNSPNLRFLVLTRAFAEMRKALVFLGGQEETLYHYCGYGDFSLTALNDLSRNRTLGLLIGKGFFIEDISDKVVLEGRIALNVFINKFSELGKSEQDFPILFELFKVFNLDYKVSNFVNNLLVRIDSRIEL
- a CDS encoding sulfotransferase, coding for MEDNSLQDLNRKRKAGFYKDEHAESYLRHVNEILQNDESKDYLDLEEEHATLFVFGLPRSGTTFMGQLTAHSFDTGYINNFMARFWLAPVTGIKLSSIILGNKHSAGFESEYATTLRLEDLHEYGYFWRYWLKKDTIPDILSSRENEAFIDWAGLKKTVLNMHYAFGKSWACKNIFGAYHIKKLSGVFRKSMFIYIERDPLDVAVSIMDARKKFYHDPKTWWSTVPYEYPTLKDLSAEEQVAGQVHYLRKFYDQELSGIDPSRVIRVRYEQAAAHPQETASLIRNMTMEATGTELTPLPGLPESFAVRTYEHRKEEKKRFADIMKQFK
- a CDS encoding glycosyltransferase family 4 protein translates to MKRVLVITYYWPPSGGSGVQRWLKFVKYFPEFGYEPYVLTVKPEKASYPVLDPSLADEIPAGLKVFKTNTFELFNIYRKLIGKGNYPHSSFDNERKPSLMQKTSRFIRGNLFLPDSRIGWKRYAVDEGIRIISEYKINTIITTGPPHSVHLAGLELKNLTGVNWIADFRDPWTDIFYYDAFYHTRLAKRIDANLERKVVEGCHRLTIVSQALKDLIRKKSDKICPGKIVVLPNGFDEDDFKTPGEPPQNEFVITYTGSLTNDTGKMNVFVESLRNIKNEFPDIPVFCHFIGNINPSVYEIFARFGIADCVRTTPYVPHNESVSYLKKSTALILFLRRADYNKGILSGKIFDYLGAQKPIICIGPEDGNASQILQECQAGRAIDYENKEGIMSYLRDLFLKWKINRNLDLQGQEYKNYSRRNLTEKLVTVIEKIS
- a CDS encoding WbqC family protein, which encodes MENQKTVAIHQPNFLPWLGYFHKMVHSDVFILFDDVQFPRGKTFGNRVLIKTPNGESWLTIPVQGKGDLLLFNQIEISDLTWLKKAIRTIQVCYSKAPHYKEVFPGLEDIFSRRFQRLYELNISLIEYLVKILGIKTIITSSSAIKTDTNDQPPGKIIDLILSVGANQYISGKGEGSKRYLDENVFREKRIKLIWQDFQHPEYKQLYGEFIPNLSIIDMVFMEGPEKTLEILKNIRISSQ
- a CDS encoding oligosaccharide flippase family protein — its product is MLDRLRNTLKHSIIYGLGKLGTKIIGLVLLPLYTEYLTTEQYGMLSLLEATSQIMVGMLGFRLSAAMMRWIATEKDQQKNKTVVFTTYLSTFFFSLVICLILIPFTGFLSELYFDSGDFSRYFLILIISVAIDLPNQVTFDLIRMAEKSWLFGLIIVSKLAVVLGLNIYFIVHLHLGVEGIILGMLSGNLVMLLMSLPFILKRVNYRYEFSTFRELFGFGFPLIFATMSVMILSFADRFIIKKMLDLSEVGIYTVGYKIAGVINLVVLQAFSLGFIPTAYKMFDKPEAKRFFSKILTYLTYVLMLAVLVISFFSREVIEVFTAKPEYWPAYKIVPIIAFTFLVKGWQSVVVMGMHRAKKTFLVAATVMVAAILNIGLNFALIPFLGIYGSALASVIATFIGVYLSYRYSQKYFPINYEFVKIIKILITGIGLLIVYYYINELTLVLRLFLKVILLMSFPFLLYLIGFYDKVELERIGSFWRSWRNPGRWKENLRRVVKSKDDDE
- a CDS encoding PIG-L family deacetylase encodes the protein METTKNRILVLAPHTDDGELGCGGTIAKFIEEGKEVFYAAFSTAKESLPQGMPDDTLETEVKEATLRLGIPDSHLIIHGYTVRKLNYSRQNVLEDMIRMKREINPDLVFMPSPNDLHQDHNTVAMESMRAYKDLSILAYELPWNNINFNTQAFVKLEKRHIEKKAHALEAYASQMKRSYLNREFIFSWAMTRGVQIKTVYAETFEVIRWII